A window of Adhaeribacter arboris genomic DNA:
GGAAAAACAACCTGTGCATTCTATTACTCCAACTAAATTTCTTCTCTTCTTAACGGGTTAAAAGGATAATAGTAAAAGGAAAAATGGGAAATTAATGAACAAGGGTTAAAGCTTTTTCCAAGGCAGCATCTTTACCAGCTAGTACTTCGGCTTTCGTATTTTCTACCAGAATGTCCGGAGCAATGCCCATTCCTTCGTAGCTTTTGCCGTCTATTGCCCGGATATCATTAATACTGATGGTATAATACCAACCATTCGGTAATTCGCGGCGAGCTTGGTCGGAATAGGCTCCCAGGGTAGTATCGCCAACTTGCACCAGGGGTTTAGAAGCTTTTAGCGCCCAAAGTAAAACTTCCCCGGAACTAGCCGTCCACCTATTCGTTAGTACTACCAAAGAGTTCGTATATTGATTTTTGCCTTGTGGTTGTACGTACCACTTTACGGGAGCCGTAAAGTCGGTGTATTTTGGTCCGTTGCGTTTGCGGCTGGTCATGAACAATTTTTTAGCGGTGGCAAACCGACCGGCAATGTAGGCGCTGTTTTTATCATAGCCGCCTTCAAAATCCCGGAGGTCCAGCACTAAACCATCTGTATCTTGTAAATAATCTAACATCGTATTTAAGGCTTTGGTGTAATAAGCAACGTCTAAGCCCGAGTCTTTTAAGTAGATATAACCAATGTTAGGCGCCAGTTTACCGTAGGTGATGCTAGGGCCATATTCTTTTTTTTGGATTAAATAATGCTCTTTCACCACTTGCAAAGAAAAATCTTCGTGTTTTAAACGACCCGCTAAGCCGCCATCGTAACGCATACCCGGAGTTCCCGGTGCGAGTAAGGTTAAGTGACTATCATCTAAATGAGCGAGCATTTCGGTAAAAATTTTAAATAATTCCGCCTTGGTAGTAGTGGTTTTTACCTGGGGCCGGTATTGGGCATATAAGGCATTCCAATCTATATTTTTAATCGAGAGAAAAGCCGATAATTGGTCGTACTCCCGCCAAAGCTGTTCAAAATTCTGCTCCGGATTATCTGGAGTAGCCGGCCCGACTAAAGTATCTTCACAGGCCGA
This region includes:
- a CDS encoding S41 family peptidase — translated: MKKLLVHSFLLVFIWLSFSACEDTLVGPATPDNPEQNFEQLWREYDQLSAFLSIKNIDWNALYAQYRPQVKTTTTKAELFKIFTEMLAHLDDSHLTLLAPGTPGMRYDGGLAGRLKHEDFSLQVVKEHYLIQKKEYGPSITYGKLAPNIGYIYLKDSGLDVAYYTKALNTMLDYLQDTDGLVLDLRDFEGGYDKNSAYIAGRFATAKKLFMTSRKRNGPKYTDFTAPVKWYVQPQGKNQYTNSLVVLTNRWTASSGEVLLWALKASKPLVQVGDTTLGAYSDQARRELPNGWYYTISINDIRAIDGKSYEGMGIAPDILVENTKAEVLAGKDAALEKALTLVH